A single region of the Arthrobacter sp. zg-Y820 genome encodes:
- a CDS encoding polysaccharide pyruvyl transferase family protein, giving the protein MSARIAVLADLGQDVYHAGDEAMGHAAADELHSRGLQVLLLSRNPAQTEQLFGFPAAATLPFPWPPAEREARLQRIRGHLSGASELPAGDPALALIGELSKCDGVLIAGGGNLNSRYGWLLYERAAVVAVARALGKPVVISGQTLGPQLTAADAVVLAEMLEAADLSSMREPASTQLARSLGATPVAGLDDASFLSAENLRDNLPDNLPDNLAENLPEHGYVAVTVSPFSGASVDFSERIASQLDALHGQTGLPAVFIPHMGIGAEHGWDRESHARIAEAMSTPSRQLPVLTARQAAAVTAGAALVLTSRYHPAVFALSAGVPVLGLAVDTYSGVRLAGAMGNWGLADFVLPLPALEDGLLGPALTETWQRRAEISGHLAAARPSREASARLWWDAAAAVFAAQSSAGSDLPPASRSAADLPPAQRFRAGGPWLASAEKAATGFYAGSRLAGQAGVEEDRLRSYLERQGRELEALQTEHQRLLSSKTVRSALSLHRGCAKLLHR; this is encoded by the coding sequence GTGAGCGCACGCATTGCCGTCCTTGCCGATCTCGGCCAAGACGTCTACCATGCCGGTGACGAAGCCATGGGCCATGCCGCAGCGGACGAGCTGCACAGCCGCGGCCTGCAGGTGCTTCTCCTCTCCCGCAACCCGGCACAGACCGAGCAGCTGTTCGGATTCCCGGCCGCCGCGACGCTGCCCTTCCCCTGGCCCCCCGCTGAGCGGGAGGCCCGCCTGCAGCGGATACGCGGGCACTTGTCGGGCGCATCCGAGTTGCCGGCTGGAGACCCGGCCCTCGCCCTGATCGGCGAACTGTCCAAGTGCGACGGCGTCCTGATTGCCGGCGGCGGCAACCTGAACTCGCGGTACGGCTGGCTGCTCTACGAGCGGGCGGCCGTCGTTGCGGTCGCGCGTGCCCTGGGAAAGCCGGTGGTTATTTCCGGCCAGACCCTCGGTCCGCAGCTGACGGCTGCGGACGCCGTCGTCCTGGCCGAGATGCTCGAGGCGGCGGACCTGAGCTCCATGCGGGAACCGGCCTCCACGCAGCTGGCCCGCAGCCTGGGCGCCACTCCGGTGGCGGGCCTGGACGACGCGTCGTTCCTGTCGGCGGAGAATCTGCGGGACAACCTGCCGGACAACCTGCCGGACAATCTGGCGGAGAACCTGCCGGAGCACGGGTACGTGGCCGTCACGGTTTCGCCGTTTTCGGGTGCCTCAGTCGACTTTTCCGAGCGAATTGCTTCGCAGCTTGATGCCCTGCACGGGCAGACCGGATTGCCGGCGGTGTTTATTCCGCACATGGGTATCGGCGCGGAGCATGGCTGGGACAGGGAATCGCATGCCCGCATCGCCGAAGCCATGAGCACGCCGTCGCGGCAGCTGCCGGTCCTCACGGCCCGGCAGGCGGCAGCGGTCACCGCAGGCGCCGCGCTCGTCCTGACTTCGCGCTACCATCCTGCGGTGTTCGCGCTTTCGGCCGGGGTTCCGGTTCTCGGCCTGGCAGTGGACACCTACAGCGGAGTCCGGCTGGCGGGGGCAATGGGCAACTGGGGCTTGGCGGACTTCGTCCTGCCGCTTCCCGCACTGGAAGACGGGCTGCTGGGTCCGGCGCTCACGGAAACCTGGCAGCGCCGCGCTGAAATCTCCGGCCACCTGGCAGCGGCCCGGCCGTCCCGCGAAGCCTCGGCTCGGTTGTGGTGGGACGCGGCCGCCGCGGTTTTCGCGGCGCAGTCGTCCGCCGGCTCCGATCTGCCGCCGGCATCCCGTTCCGCAGCCGACCTGCCGCCCGCGCAGCGGTTCCGTGCCGGTGGTCCGTGGCTGGCCTCAGCCGAAAAAGCCGCAACCGGATTTTACGCGGGGTCGCGTTTGGCAGGGCAGGCCGGCGTGGAGGAGGACCGGCTCCGGTCCTACCTGGAGCGGCAGGGCCGGGAGCTCGAGGCTCTGCAGACCGAACATCAGCGGCTCCTGTCCTCGAAGACGGTCAGGAGTGCGCTCTCCCTGCACCGGGGCTGCGCGAAACTGCTTCACCGCTAA
- a CDS encoding DNA-formamidopyrimidine glycosylase family protein produces MPEMPEVQGLADFLREKLLPPGAPPAVISDVEVLSFAVLKTAEVPLDVLQAGPVSGVERRGKFIILTAGGVHLVMHLARAGWLRWSDALAPGRLKPGKGRMALRVRFASGGPDDDGGVAPGFDLTEAGTKKSLAVYLVKDPLDVPGIARLGPEAFDVDYPAFAQLVAAHRGQIKGLLRDQSVIAGIGNAYSDEILHAAHLSPFATAARLTSEEVERLYQALRAVLESAIANASGRPAAELKDSKRRAMRVHARTGEPCPVCGDTVREVSFADSSLQYCPTCQTGGKLLADRRLSRLLK; encoded by the coding sequence ATGCCTGAGATGCCTGAAGTGCAGGGACTCGCCGACTTCCTGCGGGAAAAGCTCCTGCCGCCCGGTGCTCCGCCGGCTGTCATCTCCGATGTGGAGGTGCTCTCCTTCGCCGTGCTGAAAACAGCTGAGGTGCCGCTGGACGTTCTACAAGCCGGACCGGTGTCCGGTGTTGAGCGCCGGGGCAAGTTCATAATCCTCACCGCGGGCGGAGTGCACCTGGTGATGCACCTGGCCAGGGCCGGTTGGCTGCGCTGGTCCGATGCACTGGCCCCCGGTCGCCTGAAACCGGGCAAGGGGCGCATGGCGCTGAGGGTGCGTTTTGCCTCCGGGGGTCCCGACGACGACGGCGGGGTTGCGCCGGGCTTTGACCTGACCGAAGCCGGCACAAAGAAGTCACTGGCGGTCTATCTGGTGAAGGATCCCTTGGACGTTCCGGGCATCGCGCGGCTGGGACCTGAAGCGTTCGACGTCGACTATCCGGCCTTTGCGCAGCTGGTGGCCGCACATCGCGGGCAGATCAAGGGCCTGCTGCGGGACCAGTCGGTGATCGCCGGGATCGGCAATGCGTACAGCGACGAAATTTTGCATGCCGCCCATCTGTCACCGTTCGCCACCGCGGCCAGGCTCACCTCCGAAGAAGTTGAGCGGCTCTACCAGGCGCTGCGGGCCGTCCTCGAGTCAGCCATTGCCAATGCGTCCGGACGTCCGGCCGCGGAGCTGAAGGACTCCAAGCGGCGGGCGATGCGTGTTCATGCCCGCACCGGAGAACCCTGCCCGGTCTGCGGCGACACGGTCCGGGAGGTCTCCTTTGCCGATTCCTCGCTCCAGTACTGCCCCACCTGCCAAACCGGGGGAAAGCTGCTGGCGGACCGGAGGCTGTCCCGGCTCCTGAAGTAG
- a CDS encoding TetR family transcriptional regulator codes for MMAATVKSEQTRRLLIDSALLLFRTHGYAKTTMRSIAEAADVSVGNAYYYFRSKDELVAELYRFLQDEHRSRALPLLREGHNLGEHLRLILLANLDIMAPYHDFGAHFLRTALPPSSALEPHGRRGSADAGIGRAKSIALFRQAVTASRPQPPLAIRDDLPELLWLVHMGVTLFWIYDRSPGQRRSRRLAHNVAPLAAKLVVLSRLPVVRNIVEDVVRLFQGARRDD; via the coding sequence ATGATGGCCGCGACGGTCAAGAGCGAACAAACCCGGCGGTTACTGATCGATTCGGCGCTGCTGCTTTTTCGCACCCACGGTTACGCCAAGACCACCATGCGCAGCATCGCCGAGGCCGCCGACGTCTCGGTCGGCAACGCCTACTACTACTTCCGGTCCAAGGACGAGCTCGTGGCGGAACTGTACCGCTTCCTTCAGGATGAACACCGCAGCCGGGCGCTGCCGCTGCTGCGCGAAGGGCACAACCTGGGCGAGCATCTGCGGCTCATTCTGCTGGCCAATTTGGACATTATGGCTCCGTACCACGACTTTGGCGCCCATTTTCTGCGGACCGCCCTGCCGCCGTCGTCGGCCCTCGAGCCCCACGGCCGCCGGGGCTCCGCGGACGCCGGCATCGGCCGCGCGAAATCGATCGCCCTGTTCCGGCAGGCGGTCACGGCCTCGCGGCCGCAGCCGCCGCTGGCCATCCGGGATGACCTGCCCGAACTCCTGTGGCTGGTGCACATGGGCGTGACACTGTTCTGGATTTATGACCGCTCGCCCGGACAGCGGCGCTCCCGCCGACTCGCGCACAATGTCGCCCCGCTGGCCGCAAAGCTCGTCGTCCTCTCCCGCCTTCCCGTGGTCCGCAATATCGTGGAGGATGTAGTCCGCCTATTTCAGGGAGCCAGACGCGATGACTGA
- a CDS encoding S8 family serine peptidase, with translation MNNPNHRRSGKAALATLAGLALVSSMWTPASAVEGNPQGDPTAQGLARATPDLKVSADLKKKQGPVSVFVQFTGKGAFEQTQPQEVRDGLAAPQNRAPQVQEIRSAIEAQAAEVAAQASSSIIYTTTNTVPGVAINGDAEAIRALAARGDVAKITGIVPKTHENKGGDIDVRALDSWTQRDQTGEGVTIAVLDTGVDYTHADFGGPGTLEAFAQAQASDEMPAADSGLYDPEKFAGGWDLVGDAYNADSTAGELYNPIPKPDANPLDCQSHGSHVAGTAAGYGTNADGTTFTGDYSALTADDVNKMGIGPGTAPEAKIVSVRVFGCDGSSEVVGQALDYVLDPNGDGDFSDRAQVVNMSLGSSFPAYDDPENDIVNALTAQGILSVVSSGNSGDIYDIGGSPGSAETALTVANSVGSQTTLDAANVLAPTAGEASGQYTASFNYAAAPAEALTGTVVMGPDGDNSDGCAPLDAAADNAGKWVWLSWDDSASRECGSLVRWDNAAKAGYAGVVVDSTLNGFDAGVGGNALIPGIQLTANSSKELRTAAEAGTLEIQLATDLVGAVTGESGALDTLNPSSSRGVHGSNGVIKPDVAAPGTQIKSAQVGTGTGASIKSGTSMAAPNVAGIAALVIAETDLNPYEVKSIIMNTATHDLLTADGVVYGPNRVGSGRVDALDALETQVLAYDSENPRLTSVNFGVLELGTQPIELTRSVTVENKGDSQQIFTAEYLAATKVPGVTITTATGPISVPANGKATVPVTLSIADPAALAKTIDPAAEKTQGQNNVRQYIAEASGRLQLTSDAATLRVPVYSAPKPTSNMKASSKITFADESALSALTTFSGRALNQGEGTEAYVSAVTPLVLGAESERASDLPLDSLYSLDLRTVGASSNVPALAAAKGDSAAAVFNVGVSTWENWASLNANSQISVEIDTNNDGATDFLAATTSASGVDQSVFVMYPVVNGTLGNSLGVLPVNGTDGSIDTNNFDTNVVTLPIPAAALGLDLTKSAPIQYLVSTHNNFNVDETGQTVPVDSTEWIGFNVTQPAMWFQGAAGTENATTFIEADAATLAVNRQATTTGGKALFLHHHNAEGVKDQVAKVELGPLRFPDVPGTMFEADINWMADEDLTTGYDDGTYRPAGSINRDAMAAFLYRLAGSPAYDAPDVSAFTDIAPDNQFYKEISWLASTGISKGYPDGTFRPLAPVKRDAMAAFMNRFAGEQCSVEDALGYTAPGAASFTDVPTADQFHREISWMKDSGVSTGYPDSSFHPLEDVSREAMAAFIHRLDTYNNDNGGCNSF, from the coding sequence ATGAACAATCCAAACCATCGGAGATCAGGAAAGGCTGCACTGGCAACACTTGCCGGCCTGGCTCTGGTCTCCAGCATGTGGACCCCGGCTTCGGCCGTGGAGGGGAATCCGCAGGGGGATCCAACTGCGCAGGGACTGGCCCGGGCAACTCCGGACCTCAAGGTCTCGGCAGACTTGAAGAAGAAGCAGGGCCCAGTCTCAGTGTTCGTCCAGTTCACCGGCAAGGGCGCCTTTGAGCAGACGCAGCCGCAGGAAGTTCGTGACGGACTTGCTGCGCCGCAGAACAGAGCTCCCCAGGTCCAGGAGATCCGCTCCGCGATCGAGGCGCAGGCTGCGGAAGTTGCAGCACAGGCTTCATCCAGCATTATCTACACCACCACCAACACCGTTCCGGGCGTTGCCATCAACGGAGACGCTGAGGCCATCAGGGCGTTGGCCGCCCGGGGCGACGTTGCAAAAATCACCGGCATCGTCCCCAAGACCCACGAGAACAAGGGCGGGGATATCGATGTCCGGGCCTTGGACTCCTGGACTCAGCGGGACCAGACCGGAGAGGGCGTCACCATCGCCGTCCTCGACACCGGCGTGGACTACACCCACGCCGATTTCGGCGGTCCCGGAACCCTGGAGGCGTTTGCCCAGGCGCAGGCCTCCGATGAGATGCCGGCCGCGGATTCGGGTCTTTACGACCCGGAGAAGTTCGCGGGCGGCTGGGACCTTGTGGGCGACGCCTACAACGCGGATTCGACCGCCGGGGAGCTGTACAACCCGATCCCCAAGCCGGACGCGAATCCGCTGGACTGCCAGAGCCACGGATCGCATGTTGCCGGCACGGCCGCCGGGTACGGCACCAACGCCGACGGCACCACCTTCACGGGTGATTACTCGGCCCTGACCGCCGATGACGTCAACAAGATGGGCATCGGCCCGGGAACGGCCCCCGAAGCCAAGATCGTCAGTGTCCGCGTGTTCGGCTGTGATGGTTCCTCCGAGGTTGTCGGCCAGGCTCTGGACTACGTTCTGGACCCGAACGGCGACGGCGACTTCAGCGACCGCGCCCAGGTTGTGAACATGTCCCTGGGCTCCAGCTTCCCGGCCTACGACGATCCGGAAAACGACATTGTCAACGCGCTGACGGCGCAGGGCATCCTGTCAGTGGTTTCCTCCGGAAACTCCGGCGACATCTACGACATCGGCGGTTCGCCGGGCAGCGCCGAAACAGCGCTGACCGTGGCCAACAGCGTCGGTTCGCAGACCACCCTGGACGCTGCGAACGTCCTGGCTCCCACGGCAGGCGAGGCGTCCGGCCAGTACACGGCCAGCTTCAACTACGCCGCTGCACCGGCCGAGGCGCTGACCGGCACTGTTGTCATGGGACCGGACGGTGACAACTCCGACGGGTGCGCACCGCTCGATGCCGCCGCCGACAACGCCGGCAAGTGGGTTTGGCTCTCCTGGGATGACTCCGCCAGCCGTGAATGCGGTTCCCTGGTCCGCTGGGACAACGCGGCCAAGGCCGGCTACGCCGGCGTCGTCGTCGACTCCACTCTCAATGGCTTTGACGCCGGTGTTGGCGGCAACGCGCTGATCCCCGGAATCCAGCTCACCGCAAACTCTTCCAAAGAACTGCGCACCGCAGCCGAGGCAGGCACGCTCGAAATTCAGCTCGCCACCGATTTGGTGGGTGCGGTCACCGGAGAATCCGGCGCACTGGACACCCTGAATCCCAGCTCCTCGCGCGGCGTCCACGGCTCCAACGGCGTCATCAAGCCCGACGTCGCCGCTCCGGGCACGCAGATCAAGTCCGCCCAGGTGGGCACCGGCACCGGCGCTTCCATCAAGAGCGGAACCTCGATGGCGGCTCCGAACGTTGCCGGCATCGCCGCCCTGGTGATTGCTGAGACCGACCTGAACCCGTACGAGGTCAAGTCGATCATCATGAACACCGCCACCCACGACCTGCTGACGGCCGACGGCGTCGTGTACGGCCCGAACCGCGTTGGTTCGGGACGCGTCGATGCATTGGACGCCCTCGAGACCCAGGTCCTGGCCTACGATTCCGAGAACCCCCGACTCACGTCGGTGAACTTCGGCGTCCTGGAACTCGGCACCCAGCCGATCGAGCTCACCCGCTCGGTCACCGTGGAGAACAAGGGTGATTCCCAGCAGATCTTCACGGCCGAGTACCTGGCCGCCACGAAGGTTCCCGGCGTCACCATCACCACCGCAACCGGACCGATTTCCGTTCCGGCCAACGGCAAGGCGACCGTCCCGGTCACGCTCAGCATCGCGGATCCCGCGGCGCTGGCCAAGACGATCGACCCCGCCGCGGAGAAGACCCAAGGTCAGAACAACGTCCGCCAGTACATTGCAGAAGCCTCGGGCCGGCTGCAGCTGACCAGCGATGCCGCCACCCTCCGGGTGCCGGTCTACTCCGCTCCGAAGCCCACCTCCAACATGAAGGCGAGCTCCAAGATCACGTTCGCTGACGAGTCCGCGCTCTCCGCGCTGACCACCTTCAGCGGCCGTGCCCTGAACCAGGGCGAAGGCACCGAAGCCTATGTTTCAGCAGTGACGCCGCTGGTGCTCGGTGCCGAGAGCGAACGCGCAAGCGATCTGCCCCTCGATTCCCTGTACTCCCTGGATCTGCGGACCGTGGGAGCCTCCTCCAACGTTCCGGCACTCGCTGCAGCGAAGGGTGACTCGGCCGCCGCGGTATTCAACGTTGGCGTGAGCACCTGGGAAAACTGGGCCTCGCTGAACGCCAACAGCCAAATCTCCGTTGAAATCGACACCAACAATGACGGTGCAACGGACTTCTTGGCCGCGACGACGTCGGCATCCGGCGTGGACCAGTCGGTGTTCGTGATGTACCCGGTTGTCAACGGAACACTCGGAAACTCCTTGGGTGTTCTGCCGGTGAACGGCACAGACGGAAGCATTGATACCAACAACTTCGATACCAATGTGGTGACCCTGCCCATCCCCGCCGCTGCCCTCGGTCTGGACCTCACGAAGTCCGCGCCGATCCAGTACCTGGTTTCCACACACAACAACTTCAATGTTGATGAGACCGGCCAGACCGTTCCTGTCGATTCCACCGAGTGGATTGGCTTCAACGTCACCCAGCCGGCCATGTGGTTCCAGGGAGCTGCGGGCACCGAAAATGCCACGACCTTCATCGAGGCTGACGCAGCAACCCTGGCGGTCAACCGTCAGGCCACCACCACCGGAGGCAAGGCACTGTTCCTGCACCACCACAACGCCGAAGGCGTCAAGGACCAGGTGGCCAAGGTTGAACTCGGCCCGCTGCGCTTCCCGGACGTTCCGGGCACCATGTTCGAAGCAGACATCAACTGGATGGCTGACGAGGACCTGACCACGGGTTACGACGACGGCACCTACCGTCCCGCCGGTTCCATCAACCGTGATGCCATGGCGGCATTCCTGTACCGTCTGGCCGGCTCCCCGGCCTACGATGCACCGGATGTTTCCGCCTTCACTGACATCGCACCGGACAACCAGTTCTACAAGGAAATCTCATGGCTCGCGTCAACAGGGATCTCCAAGGGTTACCCGGACGGCACCTTCCGCCCGCTTGCCCCGGTGAAGCGCGATGCGATGGCTGCCTTCATGAACCGGTTCGCCGGCGAACAGTGCTCCGTCGAGGATGCCCTGGGCTACACGGCACCGGGTGCTGCGTCGTTCACCGACGTTCCGACGGCCGATCAGTTCCACCGGGAGATCTCCTGGATGAAGGACTCCGGTGTTTCCACCGGCTACCCGGATTCCAGCTTCCACCCGCTGGAAGATGTCTCCCGTGAAGCGATGGCTGCATTCATCCACCGCCTGGACACCTACAACAACGACAACGGCGGCTGCAATTCCTTCTAG
- the thiD gene encoding bifunctional hydroxymethylpyrimidine kinase/phosphomethylpyrimidine kinase has translation MSANTHSAGTAAPAITLTIAGSEATGGAGAQADLKTFQELGTYGIAALTCIVSFDPQDNWNHRFVPVEAQVISDQLEAIQSAYDLTTVKIGMLGTPATIDTVAKALQSQEWTNLVLDPVLICKGQEPGAALDTDRALKAQILPLATFVTPNHFESMSLSGMDAIESVEDLQEAARRIHEASGAVVLAKGGVRLAGDDAVDVFFDGETMEVLRAPKVGDVAVSGAGCTLAAAITAELAKGATPLEAAKTAKAFVTEGIRNRVSSHTPFDALWQGNAGSGPAL, from the coding sequence ATGTCTGCTAACACACACTCCGCCGGGACCGCTGCTCCGGCCATCACCCTGACCATTGCCGGCTCCGAAGCCACCGGCGGTGCCGGCGCACAGGCTGACCTGAAAACGTTCCAGGAGCTTGGAACCTACGGGATCGCCGCCCTGACCTGCATCGTCTCGTTCGATCCGCAGGACAACTGGAACCACCGCTTTGTGCCCGTTGAGGCCCAGGTCATCAGCGACCAGCTCGAAGCCATCCAGTCCGCCTACGACCTGACGACCGTCAAGATCGGCATGCTGGGAACGCCGGCCACCATCGACACCGTCGCCAAGGCCCTCCAGAGCCAGGAGTGGACCAACCTCGTCCTGGACCCGGTCCTGATCTGCAAGGGCCAGGAGCCGGGCGCCGCTCTCGACACCGACCGGGCCCTCAAGGCACAGATCCTGCCGCTGGCAACCTTCGTCACCCCCAACCACTTCGAGTCGATGTCCCTGTCCGGCATGGACGCCATCGAAAGTGTGGAGGACTTGCAGGAAGCGGCGCGCCGGATCCACGAAGCCTCCGGCGCTGTCGTTCTCGCCAAGGGCGGAGTGCGGTTGGCCGGCGATGACGCCGTCGATGTTTTCTTCGACGGCGAGACCATGGAGGTGCTCCGCGCACCGAAGGTGGGCGACGTCGCCGTCAGCGGCGCCGGCTGCACCCTTGCCGCGGCGATCACCGCCGAGCTCGCCAAGGGCGCCACTCCGCTGGAAGCCGCCAAGACGGCCAAGGCCTTCGTCACCGAGGGCATCCGCAACCGGGTCTCCTCGCACACCCCGTTTGATGCCCTGTGGCAGGGCAACGCGGGCAGCGGACCTGCCCTCTAA
- a CDS encoding helix-turn-helix transcriptional regulator, with protein sequence MGRRIRHLRKSKGMTLDDLGVAVGTVASQLSLIENGKREPKLGMMQSLAAALDVSIDQLLGSEPPSRRAALEIELERAQRGPLYSSLGLPKVRISSRLPTDVLESLVGLQSELERRLNEQVATPEEARRANGELRKMMRERNNYFPEYEQAAQEVLDSVGHTSGPLSQHVIADIAAHLGFALHHVADLPHSTRSVTDLKNRRIYLTQSQRSDHDPRSVLLQALGHYVLDHQTPRSYGEFLSQRVATNYFAAALLLPQNATVEFLQRAKAAKEIAVEDIRDAFAVSYETAAHRFTNLATEHLGIPTHFQKVHESGIVYKAYENDGVTFPADHTGAIEGQPICRYWTSREVFSVPDKFSAFNQYTDTPAGTYWCTARTERSSGGLFSLSIGVPYAHVKWFRGRDTTARSKSRCPDPDCCRTPPGELASEWSGFAWPSARAHSHLLAALPPGAFPGVDETEVYSFLRSHAGD encoded by the coding sequence ATGGGCAGGCGCATCCGGCACCTGCGCAAAAGCAAGGGAATGACTCTGGATGACCTCGGTGTTGCCGTCGGCACCGTCGCCTCCCAGCTGTCGCTGATCGAGAACGGCAAGCGCGAACCCAAACTGGGCATGATGCAGTCCCTTGCCGCGGCGCTGGACGTCAGCATTGACCAGTTGCTGGGCTCGGAGCCGCCCAGTCGGCGCGCAGCTCTGGAGATCGAGCTCGAACGGGCCCAGCGGGGACCGCTGTATTCCTCCCTCGGGCTGCCCAAAGTCCGGATCAGCTCACGCCTGCCCACCGATGTGCTCGAGTCCCTGGTGGGGTTGCAGTCCGAGCTGGAACGCCGGCTCAACGAGCAGGTTGCCACGCCCGAGGAGGCCCGTCGGGCCAACGGCGAACTGCGGAAGATGATGCGCGAGCGCAACAACTATTTCCCCGAGTACGAACAGGCCGCGCAGGAGGTGCTGGACTCGGTGGGCCACACCTCCGGGCCGCTTTCCCAGCATGTGATCGCCGACATCGCCGCTCATCTGGGCTTCGCCCTGCACCATGTCGCTGACCTGCCACACTCCACCCGGTCGGTGACGGATTTGAAGAACCGGCGCATTTACCTGACCCAGTCCCAGCGCTCGGACCACGATCCGCGGTCCGTGCTGCTGCAGGCCCTGGGCCACTATGTGCTGGACCACCAGACGCCGCGCAGCTACGGGGAGTTCCTGAGCCAGCGGGTGGCGACCAACTATTTCGCCGCTGCCCTGCTGCTGCCGCAGAACGCCACCGTCGAATTCCTGCAGCGGGCCAAGGCGGCCAAGGAAATCGCCGTCGAGGACATCCGGGACGCCTTTGCCGTCTCCTATGAGACCGCCGCGCACCGGTTCACCAACCTGGCCACCGAACATCTGGGCATTCCCACGCATTTCCAGAAGGTGCATGAGTCAGGCATCGTTTACAAGGCCTACGAGAACGACGGCGTGACGTTTCCGGCCGATCACACCGGAGCCATCGAGGGCCAGCCGATCTGCCGGTACTGGACCTCCCGGGAAGTGTTTTCGGTGCCTGACAAGTTCAGTGCCTTCAACCAGTACACGGACACTCCGGCCGGGACCTACTGGTGCACGGCCCGCACCGAACGCAGCTCCGGCGGGCTGTTCTCGCTGAGCATCGGTGTTCCCTACGCTCATGTGAAGTGGTTCCGCGGGCGGGACACCACCGCCCGGTCGAAGTCCCGCTGTCCCGATCCGGACTGCTGCCGCACCCCGCCCGGGGAACTGGCCTCGGAATGGTCCGGGTTTGCCTGGCCCAGCGCCCGGGCACACTCCCACCTGCTGGCAGCCCTGCCTCCGGGTGCGTTTCCCGGCGTGGACGAGACCGAGGTGTATTCCTTCCTGCGGTCGCACGCGGGGGACTGA
- a CDS encoding glycosyltransferase family 2 protein, translated as MQAPSSVAVIVRTKDRPRFLERALNDIFAQTYRRFRVVIVNDGGLPESIKGVVGRLPETVREQITVVHHERSRGMEAASNAGIRSCDSEYIAIHDDDDLWHPEFLQRTVSHLDNYSDAGVVVRTNIRYEEIVGDEIRETGSEPFWGNMQQISLGEMLQINRAVPISFLYRRSLHEELGYFDEKLDVCGDWEFNIRILARHTIGFLDGQPLAFWSQRPAASGADANSIFDKEEDHRRFDRRVRDQYLRKDLAAGGMGMLLEVGRMMDDQERLLLENRRQLDAMQTHLNEALRRLEDTVTRRTSFSGILRRGGTAAEMFRGALRGKSRK; from the coding sequence GTGCAAGCACCATCGTCCGTAGCAGTCATTGTTCGAACCAAGGATCGGCCGCGGTTCTTGGAACGGGCGTTGAACGACATCTTCGCCCAGACTTACCGTCGGTTCCGGGTGGTTATCGTCAACGACGGGGGTCTGCCGGAATCGATTAAGGGTGTGGTTGGCCGCCTGCCGGAAACGGTCCGGGAACAGATCACAGTGGTGCACCATGAGCGGAGCAGGGGCATGGAAGCAGCCTCCAATGCCGGCATCCGGAGCTGTGACTCTGAGTACATAGCCATCCATGACGACGATGATCTTTGGCATCCCGAATTTCTGCAGCGGACGGTCAGCCATCTCGACAATTACTCCGACGCGGGGGTTGTCGTCCGGACGAATATACGCTACGAAGAAATTGTCGGTGATGAAATCCGGGAGACGGGTTCCGAGCCTTTCTGGGGCAATATGCAGCAGATATCGCTGGGGGAGATGCTGCAGATTAACCGGGCCGTCCCCATTTCCTTCCTCTACCGCCGTTCCCTTCATGAGGAACTGGGCTACTTCGACGAAAAACTTGACGTCTGCGGGGATTGGGAATTCAACATCCGGATACTGGCGCGCCACACGATCGGTTTCCTCGACGGACAACCGCTGGCGTTCTGGAGCCAGCGGCCCGCTGCCAGTGGTGCCGACGCCAACAGCATCTTCGACAAGGAAGAGGACCACCGGCGTTTCGATCGCCGCGTCCGGGACCAGTACCTGCGGAAGGACTTGGCCGCAGGCGGCATGGGAATGCTCCTGGAGGTCGGCCGCATGATGGACGACCAGGAACGGCTGCTGCTGGAAAACCGCAGGCAGCTGGACGCGATGCAGACGCACCTCAATGAGGCTCTCCGCCGGCTTGAGGACACGGTCACCCGCAGGACCAGTTTCAGCGGCATCCTGCGCCGGGGAGGCACCGCGGCCGAGATGTTCCGGGGCGCCCTGCGCGGAAAGTCCCGCAAGTGA